In Dyadobacter subterraneus, a single genomic region encodes these proteins:
- a CDS encoding TIM-barrel domain-containing protein: MNKLFLLFIFLVFQISLHGQSAGDFVNYEKSGESLIIQGTKGVLKIQAITPEIFKVQLLDSKTSVAYDSSYTVSLKSSSPINLITESGTSVQLLFEKCALVINKKPLSVALKSGDEIKIKEDQGIRYLKDSVFLSFVINPSDVFHGAGARPFGPDLNKKAFEFYNTWEFAYYDQATGLSQSFNVPFVISSHKYGLLLDSDQPGFMRMYIGALDSTKINVEIVSSGKWAYYLINGDNNDEILENYTLLTGKQPLPPRWALGYIQSKFGYKNQSEATNVVTKLQNQGFPIDAIALDLYWYGDETKMGNLDWYKPNWPNPEDMMKKWSAKGVKTILISDPYITTKSNNYNVAESLSLFAKRYDSGQTYIQNIWNGTVGLLDIFNPSTQKWLWEKYKILSSQGVGGWWTDKIEPDYHPNDASHVIGNSRQIHNLYSLFWARNLYDSFKNDFPEKRLFNLTRSGWAGSQRYGVLPWSGDVARYWAGLRLQIPIIVQAGMSGIAYMHSDIGGFVTMSDKVDKDEELDMRWFQFGTFTPVLRNHGQRPDPEPFNLSEPFYSVVKKYLNIRYQMLPYLYSLSWKNSISGRPICLPMDYFENKTALGSINNQYFLGENLLVAPVLLHGMPSREVVLPEGKWFNFWTNELFAGSQNIFPKLTVDDIPVYAKAGSFIPLSTSSKKSTDYYTSDSLTVKFFQDITVPTSSFTMFHDDGADPNSLTNGKYELVDFYGHVWTDSIQIVTKRTKDYDKTLSKRSMVYEIKNLTSPPLSLKINGENFTVVQHANEFSSTAAYYDITSKQLKIGYEWDCKIPLTISIIRDGLSVITATEPVSEENILTVFPNPTLSGDPLSVKIKFPDSGNYDFKIYNNLGTVVISQKLGKQPKGKTMDLRLNVQKLKGAYIVKLKNDKNNIETKTIIIE, encoded by the coding sequence ATGAATAAACTTTTCCTGTTATTTATTTTCCTGGTTTTTCAAATTTCCTTACACGGGCAAAGTGCGGGCGACTTTGTCAATTATGAGAAGTCAGGGGAAAGCCTTATCATTCAGGGGACAAAAGGGGTTTTAAAAATTCAGGCTATTACGCCGGAAATCTTCAAGGTTCAACTTCTGGATTCTAAAACCAGCGTTGCTTACGATAGTTCTTACACGGTAAGCTTAAAATCAAGTAGCCCGATCAATCTGATTACTGAATCAGGAACTTCTGTTCAGCTATTATTTGAAAAATGTGCGTTGGTCATTAATAAAAAGCCGCTTTCTGTTGCTTTAAAATCTGGTGATGAAATAAAAATAAAGGAAGATCAAGGCATCAGGTATCTCAAAGATTCTGTTTTTCTATCGTTTGTTATAAATCCTTCCGACGTATTTCATGGTGCCGGCGCACGGCCATTTGGTCCGGACCTGAACAAAAAGGCATTTGAATTTTACAATACCTGGGAGTTTGCCTATTATGATCAGGCGACCGGGTTGTCACAAAGTTTTAATGTTCCCTTTGTTATTTCCTCTCACAAGTATGGTTTGCTATTAGACAGTGATCAGCCGGGTTTTATGAGAATGTACATTGGCGCGCTCGACTCAACTAAAATAAATGTAGAAATCGTAAGTTCCGGAAAGTGGGCTTACTATCTGATCAATGGCGATAACAATGATGAAATTCTTGAAAACTATACCTTACTCACCGGAAAACAACCACTTCCTCCGCGATGGGCACTAGGTTATATTCAGTCAAAATTCGGATATAAAAACCAGAGCGAAGCGACAAACGTTGTAACAAAACTTCAAAATCAGGGATTCCCGATTGACGCTATTGCGCTGGATTTATACTGGTATGGTGATGAAACAAAGATGGGAAATCTGGATTGGTATAAACCCAATTGGCCAAATCCGGAAGATATGATGAAAAAATGGAGCGCGAAAGGTGTCAAAACCATTTTGATTTCGGATCCTTATATCACTACCAAATCCAACAATTATAATGTGGCTGAATCTCTGTCACTTTTTGCCAAAAGATACGATTCTGGCCAAACTTACATACAGAATATCTGGAATGGCACAGTCGGACTGCTGGACATTTTCAATCCCTCGACCCAAAAATGGCTTTGGGAGAAATATAAAATTCTGAGCTCTCAGGGTGTTGGTGGCTGGTGGACAGATAAAATAGAACCGGACTATCATCCTAATGATGCTTCTCATGTCATTGGCAACTCCCGCCAGATACACAATTTATATTCACTTTTTTGGGCTCGAAATCTATATGATAGTTTCAAAAATGACTTCCCCGAAAAACGATTATTCAATCTTACACGCTCCGGATGGGCGGGTTCCCAACGATATGGCGTACTTCCATGGAGTGGTGATGTTGCCCGTTATTGGGCAGGATTGAGGTTGCAGATTCCAATAATTGTTCAGGCCGGAATGTCCGGAATTGCTTATATGCACTCGGATATTGGAGGTTTTGTAACGATGTCAGATAAAGTTGATAAGGATGAAGAATTGGATATGCGGTGGTTTCAGTTCGGGACTTTTACGCCAGTTTTAAGAAATCACGGACAAAGGCCGGATCCGGAGCCATTTAATTTAAGTGAGCCATTTTACAGCGTCGTCAAAAAATATCTGAACATACGTTATCAGATGCTTCCATATCTGTATTCTCTTTCCTGGAAAAACAGTATTTCTGGTCGGCCTATATGTTTACCAATGGATTATTTTGAAAATAAAACAGCACTTGGAAGTATTAATAACCAGTACTTTTTGGGTGAAAATCTATTGGTAGCGCCTGTGCTTTTACATGGTATGCCTTCACGAGAAGTAGTTCTGCCAGAAGGAAAATGGTTTAATTTCTGGACAAATGAATTATTTGCAGGAAGTCAGAATATTTTCCCAAAACTTACTGTGGATGATATTCCGGTTTATGCAAAAGCCGGAAGTTTTATTCCACTTTCAACCTCTTCAAAAAAATCGACGGATTACTATACTTCTGATAGTCTGACGGTGAAATTTTTCCAGGACATTACAGTTCCCACTTCCAGTTTCACAATGTTCCATGATGATGGTGCTGATCCAAATTCTTTGACAAACGGAAAATATGAGCTGGTTGATTTTTACGGTCATGTCTGGACTGACAGTATCCAAATTGTGACAAAAAGAACGAAGGATTACGATAAAACTTTGTCAAAAAGAAGCATGGTTTATGAAATTAAAAACCTCACTTCTCCGCCGCTTTCATTAAAAATCAATGGCGAAAATTTTACTGTTGTTCAACATGCAAATGAATTCAGCAGTACCGCAGCTTACTATGACATTACATCAAAACAACTCAAAATCGGATACGAATGGGATTGCAAAATACCTTTAACAATTTCAATTATTCGAGACGGACTTTCGGTCATCACAGCAACCGAGCCGGTTTCCGAAGAGAATATCTTAACAGTTTTCCCGAATCCAACTTTGTCCGGCGATCCTTTATCGGTAAAAATCAAATTCCCGGATTCAGGCAATTATGATTTTAAAATCTATAATAATCTGGGAACGGTTGTCATCTCACAAAAACTTGGAAAACAACCAAAAGGAAAAACAATGGACCTCCGTTTAAACGTGCAAAAATTGAAAGGGGCCTATATTGTCAAGCTAAAAAATGACAAAAATAACATCGAAACCAAAACGATAATCATTGAATGA
- a CDS encoding VCBS repeat-containing protein translates to MKKVVLVLSVFSLLLSLVSCSNKEEKRDYAFTLLTSEKTGLDFSNTLKPTKDFNIFNYMYFYNGGGVGAGDLNNDGLVDLCFMANQESNRIYLNRSGMKFEDITEKANFKTGKGWSNGVSIVDINQDGMLDIYISQVGDFEGVKGHNLLFVCKEITKDGIPVYEEKSKEYGLDLVVFGTQAAFFDYDLDGDLDMFQLNHSVHQNGTFGRRALFEGTYHPLAGDKLFKNENGKFVEVSKTTGINSSVLGYGLGLGIGDINFDGYPDMYVGNDFHENDYLYINQKNGSFKDEIETSIMHTSQFSMGIDIGDLNNDAFPEIVSLDMLPSSYEILKKSEGEDMYSIFKYKIRQGYNYQFARNNLQFNNGNGTFSEIGMYSGIHATDWSWSPLFTDFDNDGLKDLFISNGIPKRMNDTDYIKFISDDVVQERLKKKNIDENDPRLADKLPEIKLLNKFFSNQKDLNFKDLEGSIENDKVSYSNGSVYADLDNDGDLDIITNNINEKVFVYENLADKKHAKNNFVRLYLKGAQGNLNAIGSKCLVFKKDKVESYEKFPVRGFQSSMEIPLNIGLGKKEDVDSMIVIWPDNRFQVIKKAGLKDSLNLTYSKTLSVFNYQEFKNNRSSMDYSYEDIAAKLGLDIRHEENNFIEFDRNSLIPFEVSADGPALAIADINHDGLDDIFVGASKRFKSHLFIQSANGLFKESAQPALTRDSTYEGVDAQWIDVNRDNHPDLVLATGGNEYSNNSEYQMPRVYLNDGKGNLSGKADAFSNIFVTASCVVPFDFTGDGIVDLFIGGRAVPINYGEIPKSYLLKNDGTGKFTDVTSQYGKELSSIGYVKNAKLADMDKDGDQDLLLALEWDGICMMENNGKTFTKKLLTEGKGWWNFVMPYDFDGDGDLDILAGNLGLNSRMKASKEQPVRMYINDYDNNGRREPILTYYLNGTESLFPTKLEIEKQMPFIKKKYIYATEFAKASIGDIVGKEKLKEAAVLEADYFENTILVNDGKGNFSLKPLEFRGQWSPYYDAQIIDANGDKLPDVLIMGNFYNVNIQMGRYDADYGTVLINKGNCNFTPKPLNGLQIKGQVRKLKELKLKDGSAIVAARNDDKLVVIRRKTATQKTKL, encoded by the coding sequence ATGAAAAAAGTAGTTCTTGTATTAAGTGTTTTCAGTTTACTGCTGAGCCTGGTTTCCTGTTCTAACAAGGAAGAAAAACGGGATTATGCTTTCACATTGCTGACGTCTGAAAAAACCGGGTTAGATTTCTCAAATACTTTAAAGCCGACCAAAGATTTTAATATTTTTAACTACATGTACTTCTATAATGGAGGTGGTGTAGGTGCGGGCGATTTGAATAATGATGGTTTGGTTGATCTGTGTTTTATGGCCAATCAGGAATCCAACCGTATTTATTTGAACCGTTCGGGGATGAAATTTGAGGACATTACCGAAAAGGCTAACTTCAAAACCGGAAAAGGCTGGTCAAATGGCGTATCTATCGTGGACATCAACCAGGATGGAATGCTTGATATTTACATCAGTCAGGTTGGTGATTTTGAAGGTGTTAAAGGTCATAATCTTTTATTTGTCTGCAAGGAAATAACGAAAGATGGCATTCCTGTTTATGAAGAAAAATCAAAGGAATATGGATTGGATTTAGTAGTTTTTGGAACTCAGGCCGCATTTTTTGATTATGATCTGGACGGTGATCTTGATATGTTTCAATTGAATCATTCAGTTCATCAAAACGGAACCTTTGGAAGACGCGCGCTTTTCGAAGGAACCTATCATCCCCTTGCCGGCGATAAACTTTTCAAAAATGAAAACGGCAAGTTTGTAGAAGTTTCAAAGACGACAGGTATTAATAGTTCTGTACTTGGTTATGGGCTTGGCCTGGGAATTGGTGATATCAATTTTGACGGATATCCGGATATGTACGTTGGTAATGATTTCCATGAAAATGATTATCTCTATATCAACCAGAAAAACGGAAGTTTCAAAGATGAAATTGAAACTTCGATCATGCACACGAGCCAGTTTTCAATGGGTATTGATATTGGTGATTTAAATAATGATGCTTTTCCGGAAATCGTTTCGCTGGATATGCTTCCTTCAAGTTATGAGATTTTGAAGAAGTCAGAAGGGGAGGATATGTACAGTATTTTCAAGTACAAGATTCGCCAGGGATATAATTACCAGTTTGCGAGAAATAATTTGCAGTTCAATAATGGAAACGGGACGTTTAGTGAAATTGGCATGTATTCCGGTATCCACGCAACGGACTGGTCCTGGTCGCCACTTTTTACAGATTTTGATAATGACGGACTGAAAGATCTTTTCATTTCCAACGGAATTCCAAAGCGGATGAACGATACGGATTACATCAAATTTATATCAGATGATGTGGTTCAGGAAAGATTAAAGAAGAAAAATATTGATGAAAATGATCCGAGACTGGCTGATAAGTTGCCAGAAATAAAGCTTCTTAACAAGTTTTTCTCAAATCAAAAAGATCTCAATTTCAAAGATTTGGAAGGATCTATCGAAAATGATAAGGTATCGTATTCCAATGGCTCCGTTTATGCAGATCTTGACAATGACGGAGATCTGGACATTATCACCAACAATATCAATGAAAAGGTGTTTGTCTATGAAAATCTTGCAGATAAGAAACATGCCAAAAATAATTTTGTCCGGTTGTATTTGAAAGGCGCACAGGGAAATCTGAACGCAATCGGATCAAAATGTCTGGTATTCAAAAAAGATAAGGTTGAAAGTTATGAAAAATTCCCTGTTCGCGGATTTCAATCCAGCATGGAAATTCCGCTTAATATTGGATTAGGAAAAAAGGAAGATGTTGATTCAATGATTGTGATTTGGCCGGATAATAGATTTCAAGTCATCAAAAAAGCAGGTTTGAAAGATTCCTTAAACCTGACTTACTCGAAAACATTATCTGTTTTTAATTACCAGGAATTTAAAAATAACCGTAGTTCGATGGATTACAGTTACGAAGATATTGCCGCAAAATTAGGTTTGGATATACGTCATGAGGAGAATAATTTTATAGAATTTGATCGCAATTCTTTAATACCGTTTGAAGTTTCTGCGGATGGTCCGGCGCTTGCCATTGCTGATATAAATCATGATGGACTAGACGATATTTTTGTAGGCGCTTCAAAAAGATTTAAGAGCCATCTTTTTATTCAGTCAGCAAACGGATTGTTTAAAGAATCTGCCCAACCGGCACTGACAAGGGATAGTACCTATGAGGGAGTTGACGCTCAATGGATTGATGTGAATCGTGATAATCACCCGGATTTGGTGTTGGCCACCGGAGGAAATGAATATTCCAACAACTCGGAATATCAGATGCCAAGGGTTTATTTAAATGACGGAAAGGGCAATCTGAGCGGCAAGGCGGATGCGTTTTCAAATATTTTTGTCACAGCATCCTGCGTTGTTCCATTTGATTTTACGGGTGATGGAATTGTGGATTTATTTATTGGCGGAAGGGCGGTACCAATTAATTATGGAGAGATTCCTAAATCCTATCTGCTGAAAAATGATGGAACTGGAAAGTTTACGGATGTGACCAGTCAATATGGAAAAGAATTGTCTTCAATCGGTTATGTGAAAAATGCAAAACTGGCGGATATGGATAAAGACGGTGACCAGGATTTGTTGCTTGCTCTGGAATGGGACGGGATTTGCATGATGGAAAATAATGGCAAAACCTTCACGAAAAAATTACTAACGGAGGGCAAAGGTTGGTGGAATTTTGTAATGCCATATGATTTTGATGGCGACGGTGATCTTGATATTCTGGCTGGAAATTTAGGTTTAAACAGTAGGATGAAAGCCAGCAAAGAGCAACCCGTTAGGATGTATATCAACGATTACGATAACAACGGAAGAAGAGAACCTATTCTGACTTATTATCTCAACGGGACTGAATCTTTGTTTCCAACAAAACTGGAAATTGAAAAGCAAATGCCGTTTATCAAGAAGAAATATATTTATGCAACTGAGTTTGCAAAGGCCAGCATTGGTGATATTGTTGGAAAAGAAAAATTAAAAGAAGCTGCCGTTTTGGAAGCGGATTATTTTGAAAATACGATTCTGGTCAATGACGGGAAAGGTAATTTCAGCTTAAAGCCACTTGAATTCCGGGGGCAATGGTCGCCTTATTATGATGCCCAAATTATTGATGCAAACGGCGATAAACTTCCGGATGTTTTGATCATGGGTAACTTTTATAATGTCAATATTCAAATGGGTAGGTATGATGCAGATTATGGGACGGTACTGATCAATAAAGGAAACTGTAATTTTACACCAAAACCGCTTAACGGTTTACAAATAAAAGGGCAGGTTAGAAAATTGAAAGAGCTAAAATTGAAAGATGGAAGTGCAATCGTTGCTGCGAGAAACGACGATAAACTTGTCGTTATCAGAAGAAAAACTGCAACTCAGAAAACGAAATTATAA
- a CDS encoding TonB-dependent receptor — protein sequence MKAFYLICTFLISGFCVRAQGLKITGTVRDSATRAPLPGATIIVDYRKNLTTEKVDEKGNFLLELPTGDHVITIRHVGYETFRTYIKDGVQKANFNVLMVTTSSQLEEVIVTSKGYDQTIRQPILGSLQINIKTLEKLPSAFGELDILRSLQMLPGVSSVGEASNGVNIRGGTTDQTLILLDDTPIFNPTHMFGLFSVIPPNTVNSLDLYKGNVPARFGGRVASVLDISTKNPNLEKFKMSGGISLVSNRLMADVPIIKGKLGIYVAGRGAFNDFILPKLDKRLNNIRAKFGELSTKSFYRINDKNTLTLMGYYSNDYFKTDLLTNLPNVVGTDTYYKHITTNGMLRWLHVISPKLNLQSSVIYARYAPEIGTKEKATGNIVKLPSSVAQKQIKSNLNYQLENHKIETGLVATRYTIMPGTLEPGLSKSVNYITTPTERANELAWYLDDEIKVSPKLAVSFGLRYSYFMSIGKSVVRNYIPGQPRDDFSVQDSTIYRNGQISKGYGGFEPRVGISYALNDRTSLKFGYNLMRQYIQVVSNTATPIPTSRWKTSDTHIKPQISNLFTAGVYRTFDDNIFEITMEGYYRQANNIIDYKPGADFLLQKYPETQLVQGINKSYGLEVMLSKKKGNMKGWANYTYARSLNRIDKGAPLIELVNRGDWYAANYDKPHTFNASLDITVDSHNSFGLIFAYSTGRPYSEPIGFINYQNNVYPFYDKRNNKRIPDYHRLDFAWNIYNPSMKNRRWQGHWTFSVYNVYARKNAYSVFFKTENKVTTSYQLNIFATPIVTIAYNFVF from the coding sequence ATGAAGGCATTTTATCTGATCTGTACTTTTCTGATTTCCGGATTTTGTGTTCGTGCGCAGGGCCTTAAAATTACAGGAACTGTCAGGGACTCGGCTACGCGTGCACCGCTGCCGGGTGCTACGATTATTGTCGATTACCGCAAAAATCTGACTACCGAAAAAGTGGATGAAAAAGGAAATTTTCTACTGGAACTGCCAACCGGTGATCACGTTATTACCATCCGCCACGTCGGTTATGAAACGTTCCGGACCTACATCAAAGATGGTGTCCAGAAAGCCAATTTTAATGTTTTAATGGTTACAACTTCCAGTCAATTGGAAGAAGTAATCGTGACAAGTAAAGGTTACGATCAAACCATTCGGCAACCTATTTTAGGATCACTTCAAATCAATATAAAAACGCTTGAAAAACTGCCTTCCGCTTTTGGTGAACTTGATATTTTAAGAAGCCTGCAAATGTTGCCAGGTGTTTCCAGTGTTGGTGAAGCTTCCAACGGCGTAAATATTCGCGGGGGAACAACGGATCAGACTTTGATATTACTGGACGATACTCCGATTTTCAATCCGACGCATATGTTTGGATTATTTTCTGTGATTCCTCCCAACACAGTTAATAGTCTTGATTTGTACAAAGGAAATGTACCTGCACGTTTTGGTGGCCGTGTGGCTTCTGTTCTTGATATTTCAACCAAAAACCCAAATCTGGAAAAGTTTAAAATGTCGGGAGGAATAAGTCTGGTATCAAACCGGCTTATGGCTGACGTCCCGATTATCAAAGGGAAACTTGGGATTTATGTTGCAGGAAGAGGTGCTTTTAATGATTTTATTTTACCAAAACTGGATAAACGTTTGAACAATATCCGGGCAAAATTCGGAGAACTTTCAACCAAATCTTTTTACCGGATCAATGATAAAAATACGCTAACGTTGATGGGTTATTATAGCAACGATTATTTCAAAACTGATCTTCTCACAAATTTGCCAAACGTTGTAGGGACTGATACTTATTATAAACATATTACCACCAATGGAATGCTTCGCTGGCTTCATGTTATTTCTCCAAAACTTAATTTGCAGTCATCCGTCATCTATGCCCGTTATGCCCCCGAAATTGGAACAAAAGAAAAAGCTACCGGAAATATTGTAAAACTTCCATCATCAGTAGCTCAAAAACAAATTAAATCAAACCTAAATTATCAGCTTGAAAATCATAAAATAGAAACCGGTTTGGTAGCCACGCGGTATACAATCATGCCGGGAACGCTGGAACCCGGACTTAGCAAAAGTGTCAATTATATCACCACACCGACAGAAAGAGCCAATGAACTGGCCTGGTATCTTGATGATGAAATAAAGGTTTCGCCAAAACTGGCCGTTTCCTTTGGATTACGTTACTCTTACTTTATGTCGATTGGAAAATCCGTTGTCAGAAATTATATTCCCGGACAGCCAAGAGATGATTTTTCTGTCCAAGATTCTACGATATATAGAAACGGACAAATATCCAAAGGTTACGGTGGATTTGAACCGCGCGTCGGGATCAGTTATGCTTTAAACGATAGAACTTCTTTGAAATTCGGCTATAATCTGATGCGCCAGTACATTCAGGTTGTTTCCAATACGGCGACTCCAATTCCAACTTCCCGCTGGAAAACCAGTGATACACATATCAAACCCCAAATCAGTAATTTATTCACGGCTGGCGTTTACCGAACTTTTGACGACAATATTTTTGAAATAACAATGGAAGGATATTATCGTCAAGCCAACAATATTATCGATTACAAACCCGGTGCAGATTTTCTGCTACAAAAATATCCGGAAACACAGCTTGTTCAGGGAATTAACAAATCCTATGGCCTTGAGGTGATGTTATCCAAAAAGAAAGGAAATATGAAAGGCTGGGCTAATTATACTTATGCCAGATCTTTAAACAGAATTGACAAAGGTGCTCCTTTGATCGAGCTCGTGAACCGGGGCGACTGGTATGCCGCCAATTATGACAAGCCACACACCTTCAACGCATCACTGGATATCACAGTCGACAGTCACAATTCTTTTGGTCTTATATTCGCTTACAGCACGGGAAGGCCTTATAGTGAGCCCATTGGTTTCATTAATTATCAGAATAACGTTTATCCGTTTTATGATAAGCGAAATAATAAACGCATTCCCGATTATCATCGGCTTGATTTTGCCTGGAATATCTACAATCCAAGCATGAAAAACCGCAGATGGCAAGGACACTGGACTTTTTCGGTCTACAATGTTTATGCGAGGAAAAATGCTTATTCCGTTTTCTTCAAAACTGAAAATAAAGTTACAACGAGTTATCAGCTTAATATTTTCGCTACACCAATTGTCACAATCGCTTATAATTTCGTTTTCTGA
- a CDS encoding DUF4249 domain-containing protein, giving the protein MYYKYSLFLILLLTGMAACVEPYSVKFGSAKEYIVVDGVVTDMDGPQYIKLSKTNPESKNESSEFSQTIWTTGQSTLPLTKARAKVIVNDSQVFELTETDPGVYALPALFKGKVGDSYKLQFVTETGTNYESSSEKMLPVTAVTSAYDVFNPKGLPKYSAYYGDFTPSNDIYINFDDPAGEQNFYRWQWTLWEVQKSCATCNQGKYYLFQAENGIDGDCFKDLTLKYNNIYDYTCEDLCWDIFYSSDITIFSDIYTNGQSQKDKLVAQIPLLQSNPCLVSLQQNSLTPNAYRFLKLIQDQAVNSGTLADTPPAPIQGNILNTSDKNELIIGFFTASSVAEYKTMLWRKNVKNQAVLNQLFKTIHNRDQILEERSPERPYIPLAICKNSRSRTPFLPKDWKWTQ; this is encoded by the coding sequence ATGTACTATAAATATTCACTTTTTCTGATACTGCTTCTTACGGGAATGGCTGCCTGTGTGGAACCTTATAGTGTCAAATTTGGAAGCGCGAAGGAGTATATTGTTGTTGACGGGGTCGTCACGGATATGGACGGTCCTCAGTATATCAAACTTTCCAAGACCAATCCGGAATCCAAAAACGAAAGTTCCGAATTTTCGCAAACTATCTGGACAACAGGACAATCTACATTACCTCTAACAAAAGCCAGAGCCAAGGTTATTGTTAACGATTCGCAGGTTTTTGAATTGACAGAAACGGACCCGGGTGTTTATGCTTTGCCCGCATTATTCAAGGGGAAAGTCGGCGATTCTTACAAATTGCAATTTGTGACCGAAACTGGTACGAATTATGAATCTTCTTCTGAGAAAATGCTTCCGGTTACTGCCGTTACGTCAGCTTATGATGTTTTTAATCCAAAAGGCTTACCAAAATATTCGGCATACTATGGAGATTTCACGCCAAGCAATGACATTTATATCAACTTTGACGATCCGGCCGGCGAGCAAAATTTTTATCGTTGGCAATGGACTTTATGGGAAGTTCAAAAAAGCTGCGCTACCTGTAACCAGGGAAAATATTATTTATTCCAGGCTGAAAATGGCATCGACGGAGATTGTTTCAAAGACCTGACTTTAAAATACAACAACATTTACGATTACACCTGCGAAGATCTGTGCTGGGATATTTTTTATAGCTCGGATATAACGATCTTTTCTGACATCTATACCAACGGACAAAGTCAGAAGGATAAACTGGTTGCCCAGATTCCTTTACTTCAATCCAATCCGTGTTTAGTCAGTTTACAACAGAATTCGCTTACGCCAAATGCCTACCGGTTTTTGAAATTAATACAGGACCAGGCTGTTAATTCCGGGACGCTTGCCGATACACCTCCTGCACCAATCCAGGGTAACATTTTAAATACTTCGGACAAAAATGAGCTAATTATTGGTTTCTTCACAGCCTCCTCAGTTGCTGAGTATAAGACGATGCTTTGGAGGAAAAACGTTAAAAACCAGGCGGTTCTGAACCAACTTTTCAAAACAATTCACAACCGTGATCAGATTCTGGAAGAAAGATCTCCCGAGCGACCTTATATCCCTTTGGCAATTTGTAAAAACAGCAGGTCAAGAACACCATTTTTGCCAAAAGACTGGAAATGGACGCAGTAA